In bacterium, the sequence TGTGATGGCCGCGCTCTACCTGCGCGAGTACGCCGCGCAGGGCTGGCTCACCAGCATCGTGCGCATCTCGATCAACAACCTGGCCGGTGTTCCCAGCATCGTCTTCGGTGTCTTCGGGCTGGGCTTCTTCAGCTACATCGTCGGAGGCGGCATCGACTCCCTGTTCTTCGCCGATAAGCTGCCGAACCCGACCTACGGCACCGGCGGCATCCTCTGGGCATCGCTGACGCTGGCGCTGCTCACCTTGCCGGTCGTCATTGTCGCCACCGAGGAAGCACTGGCCGCGGTGCCCACCTCGATGCGTGAAGGCTCTTATGCGTGCGGCGCCACACAGTGGCAGACCATCCGGCGGGTCGTGCTGCCGCGCGCCCTGCCCGGTGTCATGACCGGCGCCATCCTGGCGATGGCCCGCGGTGCGGGCGAGGTGGCGCCGCTCATGCTGGTCGGCGCCGTGAAGCTGGCGCCTGACCTGCCGCTCGACCTGGATTTCCCGTTCATGCACCCGGAGCGCAGCTTCATGCACCTCGGCTTCCACATCTACGACCTGGGATTCCAGAGCCAGAACAGTGAAGCCGCCAAGCCCATGGTCTTCACGACGACCATGCTGCTGATGTCGATCGTGCTCATGCTGAACGCAGCGGCGATCTGGCTGCGCACGCGCCTGGGGCGCGGTGCCGGCGGCTCCAAGTTCTAGGGAACACAAGTTCGAGGAAGGAATCGCGATGACCCCGCATGCAGCCACCGACAAGCGCCCGGACCGCCTGGCCGCCATCGCCGCCGGCGAGATCGTTCCGGCGGCCGTGCACGCCGAGGTGGGCGCCGAGAGTCCCGTGCTCGAAGTGGATACCTTCAGCCTCTGGTACGGCCCCAAGCGTGTGCTCCACGACATCAGCCTGGCCGTCCCCAAGGGCAAGGTGACGGCCCTGATCGGACCCTCGGGCTGCGGCAAGAGCACACTGCTGCGCGGCGTCAACCGGATGAACGACCTCATCGACGGCGTGCGCACGACCGGTGACATGCGCCTGGCCGGAGACAGCATCTACGGGCGCGGCGTGGACGTGATCGAACTGCGCCGCCGCATGGGCATGGTCTTCCAGAAGTCGAACCCGTTCCCGATGAGCATCCGCGACAACGTCACCTACGCGCTGCAGATCAACGGTGAGCGGAACCGCTCGGTGCTCGAGTCGGTCTGCCGGCGCGCGCTGGAGGGTGCGGCCCTCTGGGACGAGGCGAAGGACCGCCTGGGAGACAGTGCGCTCGGCCTCTCGGGCGGCCAGCAGCAACGGCTGTGCATCGCGCGGGCCATCGCGGCCGAGCCCGAGGTGCTCCTGATGGACGAGCCCTGCAGCGCGCTCGACCCGATCGCCACCAGCCGCGTCGAGGAACTGATCCTGGCCATGCGCGGCGAGTACACGGTACTGATCGTCACGCACAACATGCAGCAGGCTTCGCGCGTGAGCGACTACACGGCCTTCATGTACCTCGGGCAGGTGGTCGAATACGGACCCACAGCCCGTCTCTTCACGAATCCGCGCCTGCGGGAGACCGAAGACTACATTACCGGTCGCTTCGGATGAGGCGGGCCCGGTCAAAGTGTCCCGGATGGCTATAACCTGCTGAAACTGTATGATTTAAAGATGTGAAAATTTCGGCATGGCCCTCCTGGGCGCGAAATGGTCACCAGATGGTCACGCCTGGGGGCACGCGATCCCGGCGTTAATCCGGACTACATCAATATACTATAAATCGTTATTATAAAATATATTGCAGCTTTTGTTTTGCCTCGCCGCGCACTGGGAATTACCATTTTTTGAAAGCACGGACCGCTGGATGGGGACGAAGTGGCGCACGTTGGCGCGGGTGGCGGCGCGGTCCGGAGCGAATCTGTCAAATATTGCGCAGGTGGGGCCCCCTCATTTTCCAGGTGGCGCCCCTTGGGCCGGCGAAAGGAACGGACGCACATGACCATGCTCGCTGCCTGCCGGATGCTGCTCGCCCTCGCGTTGCTGGCGGCTCCCGCTGCGACGCTGGCGGGGAACATCCCCGACGCCGTCTGCGCCGACTGCCACGAGAACACCGGTGGGGACCCCGTCGAGGTCAGCCTCACCAGCCTCGAGGGCAGCGTCCACGAGGGACTTTCGTGCACCGACTGCCACACCGGCATCCACGCCGTGCCGCACGGCACCGAACTGGCCCGGCCCGACTGCACCATCTGCCACGATGACGTCGCGGCCCAGTACACGCAGCATGGGCGCGGTTTCGTCGGCAAGTCCGACAGCGTGCCGCGCTGCCAGGACTGCCACGGCAGCCACCACATCCTGCCGCACGGCAACCCGAAGTCGACGGTGCACCCCTCGAACCTGCCGGCCACCTGCGGTTCGTGCCACGAGAACCAGGAGTTCCTCAGCCGGCTCAACATCCGGTTCAAGCACCCGATCGAGGTCTACCAGCAGGGCGTGCACGGCAAGGCGACCGCCGGCGGCAAGGACACCGCCGCCAGCTGCAACGATTGCCATTCGGCCGGGGGCTCCTCGCATCGCATGCTGCCTCCCGGCGACAAGGACAGCCCCATCAACTTCTTCAACATCTCGAAGACCTGCGGCCGCTGTCACAGCACCATCCAGCAGGAGTTCGAGGGCGGCATCCACGGCGAACTGGTGGCCCGCGGCGAGGTCGATGCGCCCACCTGTACACATTGCCACGGCGAGCACGGGATCCTGGCGACGTCCGATCCCCGTTCGCCCGTCAGTCCGTTCCGCGTGGCCGAGGCCACCTGCACGCCCTGCCACGAGTCGGCCAACCTCAACGACAAGTACGACCTGCCGTCGGGGCGCCTGCAATCCTACGTCGATTCGTACCACGGGTTGAAGAGTCGCGCGGGCGACAAGACGGTGGCCAACTGCGCTTCGTGCCACGGTGCGCACGCCATCCTGCCCTCGTCGGACCCGCGCTCGTCGGTGGCGGCGGCCAACCTGATCACGACCTGCGGCCACTGCCACACGGGCATGTCGCCGGAAAAGGCCGCCAAGACGCAGATCCACGCCTCCGTGGGCGGGCACCGGACCGGCGTGGCCTACGTGGTCAAGATCGTCTACCAGGTGCTGATCTTCCTGGTCATCGGCGGCATGGCCGCGTACTGCCTCCTCGACTACCTGAAGCAGGTAGCCCGCGTGCTGGCCAAGAAGCAGGTACGGCGCATGGAGGCCGACGAGGTCGTGCAGCATACCCTGCTGGCGATCAGCTTCACCGTGCTGGTGGTCACCGGGTTCTCGCTGCGCTACTACGACGCCTGGTGGGCCAAGTTGATCTTCGGACGCGAGGGCGGGGCGCAGGTCCGCGGCCTCATCCACCGCGGCGCCGCCATCGTCATGATCGTGGGCTCCTTCTGGCACCTCGGTTACCTGCTGACGCTCAAGGGCCGCGTGTTCCTCAAGGACATCGCCCCGAACCTGGACGATGCCAAGCAGGCCCTCGGCATGGTCATGTACAACCTCGGCAAGCGCGAGACGCCGCCGGCGATGCGCCGCTTCTCCTTCGTCGAGAAGGCCGAGTACTGGGCACTCATCTGGGGCACGATCGTGATGGTCCTGACCGGCCTGTCGCTGTGGTTCGAGAAGGCCCTCGTGGCGCAGATCGGCAAGGGCTTCATGGAAGTCTTCCTGATCATCCACTACTACGAGGCCTGGCTGGCCTTCCTGGCCATCCTGATCTGGCACATGTACGGCGTGATCTTCAACCCGCACGTGTACCCGATGAACCCGTCCTGGCTGACCGGCACCATGCCGGAGGAGATGTTCAAGCACGAGCATGCCGCGGCGGAATCGACCGGCGGCAACGTGGACAAGGCCAAGCGGCTCGGGCTCGAACGCAAGGTCTAGGTCCTGATCCGGACAATGGGCCCCCAGTTCTGGGGGGAACCATCGGGACGGCCGCGCCCAAACGGGTGCGGCCGCTCCATTTACGGGAATGGCGGGCCGGTTGCGGCGCTCCGCCTACGGCCAGCGGCGACTCAAGCCCGCCGGTGTCCCGCCGATAACCCCAAGGAGCGCTGTCCGATCCCCGGTCCGGAGGCTGTCCATGCCGTTCATCGAACAACTCTTTTTCGGCGGCGACCATCGCCGGGACCCGTCCGCCCGCGGCGTGCTGGGCACGTCGGCAGGGGTGGGCGCCGACGTCGCGTCCGAAGTCGAGCGGCTGTGCCGCGGATGGGGCGATCCCCCGCCGATGGGCCTGCAGCGTCCCGCACTGATGTCGTTCCCGCTGGCGGCGATCATGCCCGCGATCCGCGGCCGCCTGTATGCGGTGATCCGGGTCGGCGCCGGCGACGAGCCGTTGTTCCATGCCGTCGTGCTCGGCGATGC encodes:
- the pstB gene encoding phosphate ABC transporter ATP-binding protein, with product MTPHAATDKRPDRLAAIAAGEIVPAAVHAEVGAESPVLEVDTFSLWYGPKRVLHDISLAVPKGKVTALIGPSGCGKSTLLRGVNRMNDLIDGVRTTGDMRLAGDSIYGRGVDVIELRRRMGMVFQKSNPFPMSIRDNVTYALQINGERNRSVLESVCRRALEGAALWDEAKDRLGDSALGLSGGQQQRLCIARAIAAEPEVLLMDEPCSALDPIATSRVEELILAMRGEYTVLIVTHNMQQASRVSDYTAFMYLGQVVEYGPTARLFTNPRLRETEDYITGRFG
- a CDS encoding cytochrome b/b6 domain-containing protein, whose translation is MTMLAACRMLLALALLAAPAATLAGNIPDAVCADCHENTGGDPVEVSLTSLEGSVHEGLSCTDCHTGIHAVPHGTELARPDCTICHDDVAAQYTQHGRGFVGKSDSVPRCQDCHGSHHILPHGNPKSTVHPSNLPATCGSCHENQEFLSRLNIRFKHPIEVYQQGVHGKATAGGKDTAASCNDCHSAGGSSHRMLPPGDKDSPINFFNISKTCGRCHSTIQQEFEGGIHGELVARGEVDAPTCTHCHGEHGILATSDPRSPVSPFRVAEATCTPCHESANLNDKYDLPSGRLQSYVDSYHGLKSRAGDKTVANCASCHGAHAILPSSDPRSSVAAANLITTCGHCHTGMSPEKAAKTQIHASVGGHRTGVAYVVKIVYQVLIFLVIGGMAAYCLLDYLKQVARVLAKKQVRRMEADEVVQHTLLAISFTVLVVTGFSLRYYDAWWAKLIFGREGGAQVRGLIHRGAAIVMIVGSFWHLGYLLTLKGRVFLKDIAPNLDDAKQALGMVMYNLGKRETPPAMRRFSFVEKAEYWALIWGTIVMVLTGLSLWFEKALVAQIGKGFMEVFLIIHYYEAWLAFLAILIWHMYGVIFNPHVYPMNPSWLTGTMPEEMFKHEHAAAESTGGNVDKAKRLGLERKV